The Gammaproteobacteria bacterium nucleotide sequence CAATATCGATTACATCAAATTCGATGTCTTTTTGCTGTAAAACTGATTTTGCCTGGTGGCAAAATGAACACCATGAACGGCTATAAATTGTTACTTGAGCCACGTGACTATCCTCAATTATTTCTTGGTCAACGGTAAGTTAGCTTCTTTCCACTTACTGATACCGCCTTGCAGATTATGAATATTAGTAAACCCTGCTTTGTGCAACATTTGGCATGCCTGCGACGAGGTCATTCCAGTATTACATACAATAATGATGGGGCTATCTTTTACTTTTTCAAGGCTAGCTAGTTCATTATTTTTAATTTGCGATAACGCCAAATGACGTGAATTAATGATATGACCTTTCTTAAAATCATCTTGAGCACGCACATCAACTAATACTGCATTCTCACGATTTAACAGTAAAGTCGCTTGTTGGTGACTTACTTGTTTGATTGGTGAGGTGCTGGTTTTGATGACCGTAAAGATCAGAGCGCCAAAAATACCAATCCACGCAGCAGCAAGGAGTGGGTTAGCCTGAATAAATTCTATATATGGTTGCATTTGGGTTCCGGTTTAATTCACAGATTATTTAGCGCGTTAGTATATACCCAAATGCCGTTAAAATGCAGACCCCAATGATAATTATCGATTTTAGCGTTACACCGCCAACGTTTAAATATAGCCATCTAGTTGCGCCAATACCAGTCTAGGTGACGCAAACCGTATTGTTCACGGACCACAAAATGAGCCATGATGTTTTTTTACCGCGTATTTATGTAATACGTATCGCTCGATGACAATGCACTTGCAATAATTTAGGCATAACCTATATCACCTTGGTTAGTACTTAATACTAATTAATACTGTCGTCACCGTTATTTATCAGTATATTAACAACTAATCTTTTTAATCTCACATTGACCGTGTAAAATGTGAGTCCTGATATCTGGTAAAGGAAATTGACTTCAATGCTTACAGTAAAAAAACCGCTCGTTTTAGTTATTCTTGATGGCTGGGGCCACCGTGTAGATAAATCACACAATGCGATTGCGCAAGCGAATACCCCAGTACTTGATGAGTTGTGGCAAAAATACCCTCATACCCTGATATCAGGTTCTGGTTTGGATGTCGGCCTGCCAGACGGTCAAATGGGTAACTCTGAAGTTGGCCACGTCAATATTGGCTCAGGTCGTATCGTTTATCAAAATTTCAGTAAAATAAACAAAGCGATTGAAGATCAAGAGTTTGAAAAAAACCCCGTATTTATTAAGCATATTGATCAGGCCGTTGCAGCCGGTAAAGCTGTGCACTTAATGGGACTGTTGTCACCTGGTGGCGTCCATAGCCATGAAGATCATATCGTGGCATTAATCAAACTTGCCGCGCAGCGTGGCGCCAAAGAAATTTATTGTCATGCTTTTCTTGATGGCCGCGATACTCCACCACGCAGCGCATTAGCCTCGATTGATAAACTAGTCACATTATTTGCCAGCCTAAAAGTCGGTCAATTTGGATCCTTGATCGGGCGGTATTATGCACTTGATCGCGACCAACGCTGGGATCGGGTCGAAGCTGCTTACGATCTATTAACTCAGGGCCTCGCCAAAAATCAATATGGCTGCCCAATTGAAGCCCTAGAGCAAGCTTACCAACGCGATGAAAACGATGAGTTTGTCAGCGCATCTGCGATCACTAAAGCCGACGGCAGCACAGTTACCATTAACGATGGTGACGCTTTATTTTTTATGAATTTTAGAGCAGATCGAGCCCGCGAAATAACCCGAGCTTTTGTTGATAGTGATTTCAGTGGTTTCGAACGTAAAACCAAGCCAAAACTCTCAGGTTTCGTTCAGCTAACCCAATATGCCGACGACATTGCTGCCCCGTGCGCCTTCGCGCCAGTGCAATTAACCAATGTGTTAGGCCAGTGGTTACAAGATCACAACAAAACCCAACTGCGTATTTCTGAAACTGAAAAATATGCCCACGTGACATTTTTCTTTAACGGCGGCGTCGAAGAAGTTTTCAAAGGTGAAGAGCGGATCCTGATCCCTTCACCAAAGGTCGCCACCTACGACTTACAACCAGAAATGAATTCAGAACTCTTAACCGATAAATTAGTGGACGCCATAGCCAGCCAAAAGTATGACGTGATTATTTGTAATTATCCCAATGGCGATATGGTTGGTCATACAGGCGTGATGTCTGCCGCGATAGCAGCCTGCGAGGCAGTGGACCATTGTGTCGGACGCGTGGTCGATGCTTTAGCAAAAGTCGATGGTGAATGCTTAATTACCGCTGATCATGGTAATGCCGAGCAAATGCTTAATGAAACTACACGCCAGGCCCATACCGCTCATACCACAGAACCTGTCCCGTTCATTTATGTTGGCCGTGCCGCGACACCTATCGACAATGGCAAACTCAGCGATATCGCCCCGACCATGCTAACTTTGCTTGGCATGGAAATACCTGCTGAGATGACCGGTAAGCTATTAATGAAACTTAGTTAAGCGGTTGAAGTTTTTTCAATTCAATCAAATCATTGCTGTATTACTAATTTTTACGATTAGT carries:
- a CDS encoding rhodanese-like domain-containing protein, producing the protein MQPYIEFIQANPLLAAAWIGIFGALIFTVIKTSTSPIKQVSHQQATLLLNRENAVLVDVRAQDDFKKGHIINSRHLALSQIKNNELASLEKVKDSPIIIVCNTGMTSSQACQMLHKAGFTNIHNLQGGISKWKEANLPLTKK
- a CDS encoding 2,3-bisphosphoglycerate-independent phosphoglycerate mutase, with amino-acid sequence MLTVKKPLVLVILDGWGHRVDKSHNAIAQANTPVLDELWQKYPHTLISGSGLDVGLPDGQMGNSEVGHVNIGSGRIVYQNFSKINKAIEDQEFEKNPVFIKHIDQAVAAGKAVHLMGLLSPGGVHSHEDHIVALIKLAAQRGAKEIYCHAFLDGRDTPPRSALASIDKLVTLFASLKVGQFGSLIGRYYALDRDQRWDRVEAAYDLLTQGLAKNQYGCPIEALEQAYQRDENDEFVSASAITKADGSTVTINDGDALFFMNFRADRAREITRAFVDSDFSGFERKTKPKLSGFVQLTQYADDIAAPCAFAPVQLTNVLGQWLQDHNKTQLRISETEKYAHVTFFFNGGVEEVFKGEERILIPSPKVATYDLQPEMNSELLTDKLVDAIASQKYDVIICNYPNGDMVGHTGVMSAAIAACEAVDHCVGRVVDALAKVDGECLITADHGNAEQMLNETTRQAHTAHTTEPVPFIYVGRAATPIDNGKLSDIAPTMLTLLGMEIPAEMTGKLLMKLS